The nucleotide window GCCAGAGGATTCCTCGCCCACGAAGGTGGGTACGCTGAAGGTGCGAGTACCGAAAGCGCCGCTGGATGCATCGGCCTCCACCAACTGCACCTCCGTGAGCCCGAGCTTCTGCAGCCGCACGTTCAGATCGCCCTTGGCAGGGTGATCGATGGCGACCGTGACGTTGAGGGACTTGATGGCGCCGGCGTCCGCGACGGAGATGTCACTGCTGATGCCGGTGTTGTCGTTGTCCGGGATACCCTGGCTGGTGGTGTTGTCGTAGGTCTGCGCAGCGCTACCGCAGCCCGCTCCGCTGCAGGTGGTGATGTCCAGGGACCAGCTGTTGAGCGTCCCCGTGTCCGTCTTGGCGCGATCGGCGACCACGAGCGTCCAGGTTCCCGCCGCGTCTTGGCCGTCGAAAGCAGTGACGCTGTAGGTCTTTTTCAGGTCGTTGGCGCTGCCGCCGTCGCGCTCATGGAGCACGATCTCGCCGCCGCCTTGGCGCACCAGCTTGACGATGAGATCGCCAACGTAGCTGTGGCTGATGTCGACGCTGACCGAAAGCGCGGAGATGGCGCCGGTATCCGTGACGACGATGTCGCTGGACACGCCGGAGCTGCTGTTGTCGGGAATCGCGGCGCCCGGGCTGGCCGAGTAGGTCTTGCCGCTGCCGGTGCACGCGCTGTCGGTGCTGCAGTCCGAGTCCGCGCAGTCCGCGTCGCCGTCGTGGTCGTTGTCTTTGCCGTCGTTGCAGACCTCGACGGCGGGTTCGAGCTTCGGCAGGTCGCTGGCGTAGACCGTGCCCTCTTGCTCGACGTACTTGTAGCTGATGTAGCCGTAGCCCCGGCCGTGGGGGTTGTCCACGCCGAATCGGTCCGTGCCCCAGGAGTTCTTGAAGATGAAGAAGCCCTTCTCTTTGATGGGGTCGCCGTTGGCATCGACCGCGGGGTTGCCTTCGGCGTCGATGGGTTGAATTTCAGCGTCGTCATCCCAGCCCACCAACAAGATCGCGTGCCCGGCGCGCTTCTTCAGGCTCTCGGTCTTGTCCTTGTCGTTGGGGGCCGGGACCCAGCCTCCGCGCCACAGCTCGTTGCTGGTCCGAAGCGCGGACCCGCCGTGATTCCAGGCTTGGTAGTAGAAGGTCAGCCCCACGATCGCACCCTGACGCTTCGACGTCATGTGCGCCTTGATGCTCTTCTCTTTGGAGTTGATCCAGCGCCCGGTGGGGAGGAAGAACTGCTGCGCGCTCTTTGCCGAATCCGGCGGCTCGCCATTCGTGTAGCACTTGACCGGCTGGCTGTCGCCGCCAGCGCAGTCCGGGTCGTTGGATGCGTTCCAGCGCGTGGTCTGGTAGGGCCAAGCGGCTTCAGCCGGGATGCCGTACTTGTTGATGGCCTCGAGGTTGCTGCGTGCGTTCGAGCCCTCGGTGTTGGTGAATGCCCCGTGCTGACTCTTCACCGACCATTGCAGGTACTGCTCCGAGAAGTCGGGGTTCGGGGTCGACCCTTCCTTGAGGTACAGGTGTTCCATCAGCGCGACGGTGGCGAAGATCGAGCACACCCCGCGGCTGGCCTGGCTGCGTACCGGAGATTGCTCCTGCACCAGATCGAAGAACTGTTTGGGGTAGACCGCATCGGCCTTGCCCAGTTCGTCCATCTTGCCGTTCGTGGGTGCGTCTTGAAATAGGGCGTCGACGTCGGACAACGGCGTGTTGTTGTCCACGATTGGCTTGGAGCCGCCGCCCCCGTCTTCACTGGAACAGCCGGCGAGAGAAAGCGACAAGAGCAGGAAAATCGAGTACTGGCGCATGGTTTGACCTTTGACTACAGTGTCCTACACCAACCTACCGGTAGCAACCCCGAAGCGTACGCCAAAAGGGGGTCGGTGGGCAGCTGGTGGTGTAAAATTCCGCTCCGTGTGCGCGCGAGCCCCGCGGCTGCGAGGCGGCTGGAAAGAACCTAGACTTGAAGGCGTAAGAGGACGGTGACCGTGAAACGATTCATTGCTTGCTTGATCTTGGGCGCGGGCATCGGCGCTCAGGCGGGATGCTCCTCGGATGACAACGCGAAGCCGGTGATCGAGCCGATCGATGACCAGGTCGCATCGGTGGGACAGCCGAAGAAGATCTCGGTCGTCGCGCACGACCCCGACGGCGACAAGATCACGTACCGCTTCAAGAGCGATCAGAGCATCGACGCGAGCATGTCGCAGAGCTCGGGCATCGGCATCTTCTCCTGGACGCCGGTAGCCGCGGACGTGGGAACCCACAGCGTGGATTTCATCGCGGACGACGGCAAGGGCGGGGTCGCAACCCGTACCATCGTCATCGACGTGAAGTCGGCGGTTGGCTCGGCGACGGCCCCCGTGTTTCGCCAGCCGCTCGGCACCGGAACGACCTTTCCGGTCACGGACAATCCCTCGACCCCCGAGTGCGTGCAGCTCGCCATCGAGGTCGATGACTCGGATACCCCCAACGTGGACCTAGGTCAGGACGGCCAGATCATCGAAGGGTCGAACGTTCAGCAGACGGCAGGGCACGAGGGGGTGTGGGAGTGGTGTCCCACTCAGGAGCAAAAGGACGCCAAGGACATCTACCAGCTGGTGCTGTACGCCGACGACGGCGAGAACCCGCGGGTGAAGAAGGACTTCTTGATCATCCTGCAGAAGCCTTCGAAGCCGGATTGCCCCGGTGCGGCGCCGACGATCACGCACACGCCGCAGGACCACAACTCCGTCGTCGACCTCACCATCGACGCCCAGGTCAACGACGACCAAGGCCTGAAATTCCCGCCCCAGGTGCAGTATTCCACCACGGATCCGGGGCCGAATCCCGACATCTCGAAGTTGACGCAGGTGGCGATGCTCCAGATCGATGGCGATCTGAAGAGCGGCAGCTGGGCCGCGGACATTCCCAACCCGGTCACGCAGACGGGGGGCTCCACGCAGCTCTACTACCGCATCGTCGCCACCGACAACGATGACGCCGAAGGCAGCTGTGACCACGTCACCAACTCGCCAGATCCAGGCTTCCACTCCATCACCGTCACCAACCCTGGTGGAGCGGGTGGCCTCGCGGTCTGCAAGGCTTGCACCAAGGATGTCCAGTGTGGCGGGGCCGCCGACAGCTGCATCATGGTCGGCAACAAGAGCTACTGCGGCAAGAGCTGCACGGGCGCGAGTGGCTGCCCGTCCGACTACGACTGCGTGGACGTCACCAGTGTGGAAGGCGCGAAGAGCAAGCAGTGCGTGCCGAAGTCCCAAAGCTGCACGGGAGGAAGCGGCGGCACGTGCACCGACGACTCTTACGAGGAGAACGACACGCGAGCCGAGGTGACCACTTCGCCCACGCTGCCCGCGGGAACCTACCAGCTGCAGAGCTGTTCGGACCCGTACTGGGACGACGACTACTATCCGATCCAGATCAACAGTGCGACGCAGGTGAAGATCTCCCTGTCCTCCAGTGGCAGCGGCAGCAACCTGGACTTGTTGCTGTTCGACAAGGACGGCAAGGAAGTCGCCGCATCGGAGGGCTCCAGCTCCAACGAGAGCATCGACGTCTGTCTGACCGACCCCGGTCGCTACTACATCGCCGTGTGGGAGCAGCTACAAGCCAACTCCGCCTACACCCTGACTTGGTCGACCCAAGGTTCGTGCTCGGTGTGCGTGGACGACAGCCTGGAGGACAATGACACCATCGCTCAGGGCAAGACGGCCAGCATTGCAAGCGGAGCCTACAAGAGCCCAGCGCTTCAGGTCTGCACCTGGGACGACGACTACTTCAAGGTGTTCCTGCTGAAGGACGAGACGGTGCACGCCACGCTCAAGTTCACCCAGAGCAAGAGCGACGAGGACTTGGACCTGTACCTGTACGACAGCAGCGGCGCGATGCTGGTCGGTTGCGACGAGTTCGACATCTTGAGCTGTGACAACACCAACGGTCAGAGCAGTACTTCCAACGAGAAGCTCGACTACAAGATTCCAGCCACGGGGCAGTACTACGTGGTGGCCCACGGCTGGGAAGGCTCGGAAAACCAGTACGACATCTGCATCGACTACACGAGCACCAGCAAGACCACGAACGGGTGCCCGGCCCCATGACGATTGCCCTGCGCCGGCTCGGCGCCGGCTTCGCCTTCGCCGCCTTCGTGGCGTGCGGCGGGGGCGATTCCGGGGATGCAAATCCCTCCACGCTGCAGGACCTGTCCATCGCCGACGTCGTCCCGACTACGCTGGTACCCGGGACGCGCTTGGTGGTCGAGGGTTCCTTCGGCGACGTGACACTGCCCATTCTGGAGCTGACGGGCTCCTTCGATGGGCAGGACGTCAAGCTGACGCTGCCCGCCGACATCGTCTCGGGGAGTCGCGTCGAGCTTGCGTGGAATGGAGGCGTCGCCCAAGGCCTGCCCTCGGACACTGGGACCTTCGACGGCATCGTCCGGGTGCTGGCCACGGGGCCCATCGATGGACGCAGCCACACGTCCCTGTCGCATCCGGTGACGCTGAAGGTCGCGACGAGCTTGACGCCAAAGTTCTACGGCGTGTTCGAGGGCAGCATCTTCGTGAACGACTACATCGGGGTCGATGGCGACCAGATGCTGCTCGGCGGCGCCGAAGGCAAATCCGTCGCCCTGATCGAGGGCTGCTTCACCAAGCTCGGCAGCAGCACTTGCGAGCCCATCGCAGACGTGGAGATCCCGATGCGGCCGCGCAGCGAGTTTGCGCGAGACAAGGCGGAGTTCCCCTTCGCGCCCAAGATCGTCGGTATCGAGCAGGGCAATTTCAAGGGCACGGTGCGGATTCGCAATGACGCGGCCGACGGGTCGTCCAGCATCGAGACTCAGCAAATCCCCGTGGACTTCGATCTGTTGAAGCCGACGGTGCTCGGTTTCTCGCCGGCTGCGGCCAGCTTGGGTCAGTTCGTAGACGTGACCGGAGGCGGCTTCGTCGGGCCGTCCAAAGAAGTGGAGGATCCGACCTCGGCGGTGACGACGATTCGGCTGGAAGGGAGCTTCACCGCCGCGGGTGGCTCGACGGGCGTCGCCGTCTCCGTGGACGTGGTTCCCCAGTTCTTCGACGGGCGGCTCGTTCGCTACGTGCTCAACGAAGAGGACGCCCTGGGCAAGCTCGCGGATCTGCGTACCGTCACCGGTACCTTCAAAGGCAACGCGACGCCGCTCGTTCGCTACGGCGCCGTCAACGTGACCGGCACGCCTGCGCCGTTTACACTGGGGATTGCGCCGATCAAGCAAGTGGTGTGGGTGCAGTTCCTGCCGACCTTCGTCGAGAGTCTTCGGCACTTCGGCCTGCGCGCCGTCGAGAAGCAGGTCCGCGAACGGGTGCTCACGGTCATGGCCCGGGACTACAAAGGCGTGAACGTGGAGTTTCGCGACTCGGAACCGACCGACTTCGCTCTCTACGCGCGCGTGGACATCGCGGGACCGGACCCCAACGGCTTGGGGCTGCTCGGCTACGACAACACGCCCGGCAAGGACAAGGGCAACAAGCGCCTGCACGACCGCATCGGCGGCGTGAACGCTGTCACCCAAGAAGACAACCAACCTGGTTACGGTGGCGTATTCGTCGAGTCGATGTTCGGCTTCAGCGCGCACCCGGGTGTCTTCGCCGAGAAGCTCGAGGTGTCGGATCCGCTTTTCGATCTGACCTTCGACCCCTTCCGTCCCGACCGCAAAGGCAAGCCGGTACTGGCAGAGGACCTGGCGACTCTCGACATCCCCACCTTGAGTGAGAGTTCACGCTGTCCAGCAACGGGACGTGCCGATCGGATCGCATGCGCCATCTGGGTGCTCGGCTCTCTGATTGGCACGACGACTAGCCACGAGATAGCCCACTCCCTCGGTTTGGCGGACCCCTACGGTAGTCTCACCTCGTACCACAACCCTTCGGACGAGCCGAATCGCCTGATGGATAGCGGTGGCGCTCGGACGTTCCCTGAGCGCGCGGAACTCGACGGTCAGGGCCCGGCGGTGTTCTGCGACGAGGAGTACCAGTACTTGCAGGAGATCCTGCCGCTCGGCGAGCCTGACCCGGTTGCGTCGCGCCCGGGCTGTTTCTGAACGCCACCGCGCCCCGTGGGCGGGAAAATGACCTATGCTCCGCGGCCGCTCGCCTTGGGTAGCACTCGCGCACTCGACCGTGCGGCCGTATTCCAGGCCGCGGCCCTGCTGACGGGCGTCGCCTTCGTCGCGGCGGACGCTTTTCGTCGGGCAGGGGGCCGCTATTTGCCAGCGGGCAACCACTTCATCTTCGCTCCGCTGCTCTACCTGCTGGTGAGCGCCGCCGTCGGCGCAGCGCTATGGGCGCTGGTGGAGCTGTTCTTGCGCACCACGAGGCGCTTCGCGCCCCGGCGTCGGCTACTCGCGGCGTGCGCGAGCCTGGCGCTGTCGATCGGTGTGGCAGTCGTGCCTGTGGCGCGCAGCACCTTCTCGGGTGCCAAAGCAGCGGCAATGGCCCGGTGGGCAGTGCCGACCATGTGCGCCGCGGTGGCCCTCGGGTGGGTGCTGACACTGCTGCTGGTCCATTGGGCGCTGAGGCGAGTGGAGTCCGGACGCTCGAAGCTGTCCGTCACCCTCGCCCTCGCGACCCTCGCCGTGGGCGGCGGGTTGACCTACGTCGATCTCACCGTGTACGTGGCGCTCTACGCGCGGCTGCACGCGCTGCTCGAGAGCTTCGCGGCGCTGGCGTGGTTCAACGCATTTCTAGTTTTGGTCAGTGCCTGGGTGCTGCCGTGGCCGCGAAGCCGCCGTGTCCTTCGCGGTCTGGCACTGCTGCCGCCGGCGTGGCTGCTGCTCTACGCCGCGCTGCGCCCGGCGCGAGTGGCCGTGGATCGCGGGCTCAAACACGTATGGCTCGAACCTGCCTACGTGGGGCGCGTGCTCGGGCGAGTGCAGAGCATGCAGACGTTTCTGGCCAATCCTCGGGGTTGGCGCGGCGCCGAGCTGTCCCGCATGGATGAGCTGAAAGAGCGTTTCGACCTGGCCACGACCGCGCTGGATCCGAGCTGGGACGAACCGCACCGGACCTCACCCGCGGTGCAAAAGCAACTCGCCGCGCTGCGACCCGAGCGTCCCCTGTCCATCGTGGTGTTCTACGTCGATACGCTGCGCTACGACGCGGCCACCGACCCGAGCATCATGCCCAACGTGGCGAAGTTCTCTGCGCAGAGCGTGACCTTCCTCAACGCCTACGCAGCCGGTTCCGACACGCTTCGTTCGCTACCTGCGCTCACCGGCGGCTCCTACGAAGTGGGCGCTGTGCGCGACGAGGACGTGCTGCGCGTGGCCGAGCGCTCGGGAATGAAGACGGCAGTAGCCATGGCGCTGTCGGCCAACGAATTCTTGGCCAAGCTGCGGCCGAGCTTCCGTTTTCAAGAGACCCTGACTGTCGAGGACTACGCCCGCAAGCGCACGGACGTCTGGGGCTACGGTGCGGACCGCGCGACGGCGGGACCGATGGTGGACCGCGCGCTCGACTATCTCCGTCTAAACAAAGGCGAGCGCTTCCTGCTCTGGCTCTTCAACTTCGACCAGCACAATTGGCGCGAAATCGAGAGCAAATGGGTCTACTCGGCTGCGGAGAAGTACAAGGTGCCCGACGAGGCCGCGATGAACTGGCGCTACCGCGTGGTCGCGCGCGCCATCGATGCGGAGTTCGGCCGTTTGCTGGCGGGCATCGATTCCCTGGGACTTCGTGACGATGTGTTGGTGCTGTTCGTCAGTGACCACGGTGAGGCGCTGGGGCGCGATGGATTCTGGGTGCACTCCATCTTCCTGTGGGAATCGCTGGTTCGCGTGCCCCTGGTGATGCGAGCTCCGGGCATCGAACCGCGCGTGGTGTACGAGCCCGTCAGCTTGGTGGACGTTGCGCCCACGCTCACGCGCTACATGACGGAAAAGCCGCCCACGTCCTATCACGGCGAGGACTTGCTGCTCACGCTGATCCCGAGGCGTCCCCCGCGACGGCTGCCCATCGTCATGGCCGCCGCCAGCCACGAAACGCTCCTGCGCGTCGGCATTCGCGATCTGCGTTCGCCCTACAAGCTCGTGTTGCCTCTGGAGAGCGGGGCGCCGGAGCTCTACGACGCTACGGATCCAGATCCGGATTGGGTCAGCGTGGCCGACGAGAAACCCGAGAAGACCCTCGAACTCCTGGGCCAACTAGTGCGTTCGCCAGTGTTCCCGCGCTCGAAAGCGGACCTGGACGTGCGCGAACAGGCGCGCCAGGCCGTCGAAACCAGCCGCCGCTGAGCTGGTGCGCTCGGCTGAGGCCGCCGCAGTCCGCGCGCGCCGGTACCGTCATGCCCGAGCCCCTGCACACGTCGCATCGCGAGCGCGCGCATCTCAACCCGTTGCGCCCGTGAGTGATGGATGACGTTTCGGCGTCAGAGGCTGTCGATCCAAGCCTTGACTGCGTCGTGGCCGGTGGTGTCCACGTCTTCGGTGCCCAGCGGCGGCATCTGCGTCAGCGTGCCGCGTTGGCCCATTCGGATCCATAGATCGCTCTCCGCGGACTTGCCCGGCACGATGCGCGCCGTCCCCGTGCTCGGGTTCGAAGACGTCAGCGTCTTGTTCGCCGTCGAGGTGTAGGTAGACGTGCCCGTGACCGACGACAGCTTGCTGCTGTCGAGCCAGAGTTGCATGTCGACGATGGAATAGACGAACGACTGCGGATTGTGACAGACGCCGCAGTTCGCATGCAGGTAGCCGAGCGCCGCACGGTCCGTGGCCGAGCCAGGCAAGGTGAGGGGTGCCGCCGGCGGGTTGGTGAGCCGTCCTTCGCTGACCAGGTCGTCCAGGCTCACCTTGGCGCCCGTGTGGGAGAGCTGGATCGCAGTGAAAGAGAGGCCTCGGTCCTTCATCTTGGCGTGGCAGGTTTCGCAATCGAAGGCGCTCGGAATGTCGTGGTTGGTTCCGCCGGCATTCTGCACGCCGGCCGGGACCTTCAGCGCGTCGCTCTGGTCCGACTTCCACTCGTAGGCCACCATGTCCCACTGGTCCGGTGACCCGGTCTTGACCAACAGGCGGGTCTCGATGCGCTTGCCGTCGCGAGTGAACTCTTTCCAAAGTTTGGTGCCCACCGGATAGACCCAGAAGTCCATGTCACTGGTGTCGATCTTCTGACCCGTTGGCAGATACACCCAGCGCTTCTTGGTGGCACCATCCGTCCAGAGCACGAACTGGGGTGTGTACTCGCGCACCCCGGGGCCCAAGCTGCCCTTGACGATGTCCGTGTAGAGCCCGGTCTGGCTGAGCATGTCGGGTGCTCCTGCCGCGCCTCCCTGGCCACCGCTGCCGCTGGAACCGCTGCTGCCGCCGCTGCCGCTGACTCCGCCTTGGCCACCGCTTGCACCTGCGCCGCCGCCGCTTCCCGCGCTCGCTCCCTGGCCGCCACTGCCACTACTACCGCTGCTGCCGGCCGCACCGCCGCTGGACCCACCGCTGCCGCCACCGCCGTCCGAGTCGTCCGAGCCGCAGCCCAGAGCAGTGGTGAGCAAAGCCAAAAAAGCCAGGTTCAGCGTTCGCATCCGTCGAGCATAGCGCAACTCACGGGCTTCGCGCGGACTCAACTGGCAGCCCAGGCTTGGCCGGCATCGATGCCAAAGCGAGCGAAGCGTGGCAGGTAGTCGCGTTCGAACACCTGATCGAGAATGCGGCCATAGGACGCCATGGGCATCAGCCCCCACGCACGCTCGGCGTCGGGGAGGTTCGTCTCTTTCTCCGCGCCTCGCGGAGCGTAGGCGCTGCGCAGTCGACCAAACATCGCTGGCAGCTCTCTGCGTGTCAGGCTGATGAGTTCGTCGCCCATGGGCTGTTCGCTGAGCCACTCCAGCATCGTCCAGCCAAAATCCCGGTGGCGCACCTCGTCGCGCAAGATGCGATCGAGTGCGCGGCGCGCGGCCGGCACCGTGGCACGACTACGCAACTCTCGGAACAGCCGCACAGCAACGGTTTCGCCGAGGCAGAAGATCTCCACCGTGGCGCGCAGCACGTCGTGCTCCAAGGGGTCTTGGACGTGCCGAGGAAGCCCCAGGGAATCCCGCACGATGTGAGGCGGCTCGCGACCGCCGCCCGCGGCATGGACTTCGTGGCTCAGCTCCGCATGTTTGAGTTCGTCCTTGACGATGCGCAGGCCGTCGAGAATCAAGTCGGGACTCACCGCCACGCGAATCAGCCACAGTGACAGCTCTTGCGTGATGGCGGCGGAGCGATATTCGGCTTCCACGCGACGTAGCCACTCGTGGCGAACTCGATCCGACGCGGGCGGTGTACGAGACTTCGTGGGCGCACGCTTCCGCGCCGGCGCGCGCTTCGACCGTGCGGCGGCCATCGCGTCAGCTCGGTTTGGCGTCGCCACCCGGGCGGTCGTTGGCTCCGACCAGGCCCGCGATCAGTAGAAACCCTGCCGCAATGAGCCCGACCACGATGGGTCGCCGTGCGTGACTGGGCGACTCGTCCGCCGCGGGCGCTGCGGGCGCTGCGCTGGCGCTGGGTGCAGGGGCTGCACTCTCTGCGCTCGCCGCGGGGGGCGGATCGTAGGGCAGCTTGTCGGCGTTGGCCTGACTTGCGGCAAGCACCAAGCCGGCAGACAGCAGCACACCCACGACCACCCGCGACGTCACGGCGCAACGCTATCTGCGCTTCGCACGGAGCGTCAAGAGCGCGTCGGCGACTTCACGGCGCACGTCGGGATCTGGGTCGCTGGCGGCACGGGTCAGCGCGGCTTCCGCGCGCTCGCCGCCGATCTGACCCAGGGCCCACGCCGCGTGGGCGCGCACCAGCGGGGAGGTGTCGTCGCCGAGCACGCGAGCCAGCGGTTCGAGGGCAGCCGGTGCGCGCCGATTGCCCAAGGCCACCGCGGCGTTGCGCCGCAGTTGGCTGCGCCCGGCGCGCCGTAGCGCGCTCCGCTTCACCAGTCGCCGATTGTCGCCGGACGTCTGATGCAAGAGCGCGAGCAGATCGGGCTCGATGCGTCGAGGGTGAGGCGTGAATTCAGCGGCCCAGGGGAGGGGAAGGGGGGACGCATTGTAGGGGCAGACGTCTTGGCACACGTCACAGCCGAAGACACGATTGCCGATACCCGGGCGCAGCTCCCGGGGGATGGGGCCCAGATTCTCGATCGTGAGATAGGAAACGCAGCGGCGCGCATCCAGATCGTAGGGCCCGACGAAAGCGGAGGTGGGGCAGGCGTCCAGGCACGCGGTGCACTCGCCGCAGCCGCCAGGCACAAGGGGTGTCGCGGCTAGCTCCATGTCGAGCAAGATGACTCCGAGCAACACGTTCGTGCCCACTCCCGGGACGATCAGCATGCCGGATTTGCCGATGAAACCCAGACCTGCGAGGCGCGCGGCCTCGCGCTCGAGCAAAGGTGCGGTGTCGCTGCAGATGCGGGCATGGACCATGGCGTTCGCCGCGTCTGCAACGGAGCGCGCGATCTCCCACAGTCTGTCTTTGATCACGCGATGGTAGTCGGCGCCTTGCGCGTAGCGCGCGATGGCCGCCGGCAGCGGTACCGACGTCTCGTGCCGACGAAGCTCTTTCCAGTCTTGCGCGCGCGGGTAGGCCAGCGCAACCGCGACGTAGCTCTTGGCGCCCGGCATCAGGTTGCGCGGGTCGGCGCGACCCAGATCTCGCAGGTAGTGAAGCTCACCTTCGTGGTTTGCTGCGAGCCAGTGTTCGAGATGCTTGCCCGCGGTCGTGAACTCCTGGGCGCTGCCGATGCCCGCAGCGGCGAACCCGAGCTCGGCGGCGCGGCAGAGCGCGACGCTGGCGAGATCACCGGAGACCTGCGCGCTGCAATCCGCTCGGGGCGGGAAGGCGTGCACCGCCTCGTCCGTCACGGAGGCAGTATCGCCTGCTCGCGTGAGCTGGGAAGCGGGTGGATGGGCGATTCGGGCGAAGCCAAGCAGCGGTCCGGAGTACCGAGGCCCGGCCCGCGGGCCAAACTGCAGCAGCCGTTGTCTGCGGGCGAGCGCGCCGATGCCTGGATGTTGCTCAAGCTCGCGGCGTTTCGTGCTATCGCGCGCCAGTGATCGAGATCCGAGACCTCTACAAGTTCTATGGGGACCGACGCGCCGTCGGCCCCTTGAACGCGCAAATCGACAAGGGCCAGATCGTCGGCCTGCTGGGGCTCAACGGAGCTGGCAAGACGACGACTCTGCGCATTCTTTCATGTGATCTGCTCCCCACCAGCGGGAGCGTCACCGTGGGGGGCGTCGACGTCGTCGAGTCACCCCACGAGATCCGCAAGCGCGTCGGCTACCTTCCCGACACCCCGCCGGTGTACCCGGAAATGACCATCGCGGAGTACCTGGCTTTTGCCGCACGACTGCGAGGCGTGCCGCGCGCGGACCTGCTGTCCCGCGTCGGCGAGGCCATGGAGCTGACGGAGACCGTGCAGGAGGCGGAGACGCCGATCTTCGCCCTGTCCCACGGCTACCGTCAGCGCGTGGGCATTGCGCAGGCCATCGTGCACAAGCCTGAGCTCGTCGTGCTGGACGAACCGATCTCCGGTCTGGACCCCGTGCAGATCGTGGAGATGCGCGATCTGGTGCGCAGCCTCGGCGGCGATCACACCGTGGTCGTGTCCAGTCACATCCTGTCCGAAATCAGTGAGACCTGCGACCGGATCTTCGTGATGCGCGATGGTGAGATCGTGGCCAGTGGGAGCGAAGCCGAGCTGTCCCGTCGGCTGCTCAAGGGCATGCGCATCGAGGCCCGGCTCCGCTCCGGTAGTGCGCTGCAGGCCGGAGTCGACGCCGTGCGCGGATTGAGCGGGGTGGTCAGCGCGGACTTGGAGGCAGCGGAGAGCGACGCCGAGGTTCGCTTGCTAGTGGTTGGCGAGCGTGACTTGCGGGCAGAAGTGGCCCGCGGACTCGTTCAAGCCGGCTGCGAACTCTTGGAACTGTCCCGAGGCGAACGCGAGCTGGAAACAGTCTTCTTGGAGCTATCTCGGGGCGGTGACGCGCCAAGGCCGCGCAAGAAACGCAAGCGGAAGAAGACGACAGCGGAGGAGGCGCAATCGTCATGAGTGGAGCGCTACTCATCGCGCGACGGGAACTCTATGCCTACTCGCGCTCTCCCTTGGGCGCCGTGGTCATCGCGGGCGTCCTGCTGGTCGACGGCATCTACTTCTACTGGAAGGGCCTGACGGAGAAGCTGCTCTCGGCGCAAGTGCTCCAGGAGTTCTTCTACGGTGCGAGCGGTACCACCATGGTAGCGGCCATCGTGCTCTCGATGCGTCTGCTCGCCGAGGAGCGCCAGCTAGGCACGCTCACCCTCCTCAACACATCACCGATCCGCGATCGAGAAATCGTGCTCGGCAAGTTCGCATCGGCGTGGCTGGTGGTCGCGCTGATGACGCTGCTCACCCTCTACATGCCGATGCTCATCTTGGTGAACGGGAAGGTAAGCGGCGCTCACATCGCG belongs to Polyangiaceae bacterium and includes:
- the queG gene encoding tRNA epoxyqueuosine(34) reductase QueG, whose product is MTDEAVHAFPPRADCSAQVSGDLASVALCRAAELGFAAAGIGSAQEFTTAGKHLEHWLAANHEGELHYLRDLGRADPRNLMPGAKSYVAVALAYPRAQDWKELRRHETSVPLPAAIARYAQGADYHRVIKDRLWEIARSVADAANAMVHARICSDTAPLLEREAARLAGLGFIGKSGMLIVPGVGTNVLLGVILLDMELAATPLVPGGCGECTACLDACPTSAFVGPYDLDARRCVSYLTIENLGPIPRELRPGIGNRVFGCDVCQDVCPYNASPLPLPWAAEFTPHPRRIEPDLLALLHQTSGDNRRLVKRSALRRAGRSQLRRNAAVALGNRRAPAALEPLARVLGDDTSPLVRAHAAWALGQIGGERAEAALTRAASDPDPDVRREVADALLTLRAKRR
- a CDS encoding ABC transporter ATP-binding protein; translated protein: MIEIRDLYKFYGDRRAVGPLNAQIDKGQIVGLLGLNGAGKTTTLRILSCDLLPTSGSVTVGGVDVVESPHEIRKRVGYLPDTPPVYPEMTIAEYLAFAARLRGVPRADLLSRVGEAMELTETVQEAETPIFALSHGYRQRVGIAQAIVHKPELVVLDEPISGLDPVQIVEMRDLVRSLGGDHTVVVSSHILSEISETCDRIFVMRDGEIVASGSEAELSRRLLKGMRIEARLRSGSALQAGVDAVRGLSGVVSADLEAAESDAEVRLLVVGERDLRAEVARGLVQAGCELLELSRGERELETVFLELSRGGDAPRPRKKRKRKKTTAEEAQSS
- a CDS encoding ABC transporter permease produces the protein MSGALLIARRELYAYSRSPLGAVVIAGVLLVDGIYFYWKGLTEKLLSAQVLQEFFYGASGTTMVAAIVLSMRLLAEERQLGTLTLLNTSPIRDREIVLGKFASAWLVVALMTLLTLYMPMLILVNGKVSGAHIAVGYLGLLLLGAAAISIGLFASALAKSQVVAALLGVVILVPLVLLWALARAVDPPFNSFLSALSLHHENFRPFMVGILEFGAVAYYLAITYFFLLAATKTLEARRWR